The following are encoded in a window of Rosa chinensis cultivar Old Blush chromosome 4, RchiOBHm-V2, whole genome shotgun sequence genomic DNA:
- the LOC112197478 gene encoding zinc finger protein CONSTANS-LIKE 14, translating to MVSSKPATAGESIPCDFCSEQPAVLYCKADSAKLCLFCDQHVHGANLLSRKHVRSQICDNCASDAVAFRCSTDNLVLCHECDWDAHGSCSVSAAHDRTPIEGFSGCPSPLELAALWGLDLHKNTPGRVGGGGDPVDPTRNWELESSWSGVNFQDLIVPSQNGEVYRNCGEVAPAKRQGSGGSLGKYKQGIQKQLVELLKRDFDGGGENLEPAAAAEGNDNASNNVNVNVNVNAEGFDVENGRVDGVNVGSVAVSQPLLQQQAPFTSLLMMAGGIVDRDMLWDTNPHGHNTQGTQIWDFNLGKSRDHEETVPLDVPYGSGGSGFMIKNFSELLKEASLTDTKMYGDMYQMNCPIGQDDIKFNINSNNPAVSQGPATSESNNISIGRPSSGSAFGEDKGNIATTEGPFLIRSDSLRTTGTKADMELLAQNRGNAMLRYKEKKKNRRYDKHIRYESRKARADTRKRVKGRFVKATEAPDG from the exons atggtgagTTCGAAACCGGCGACCGCCGGAGAGAGTATTCCCTGCGATTTCTGCAGCGAGCAGCCAGCGGTGCTCTACTGTAAGGCCGACTCGGCCAAGCTGTGCTTGTTCTGCGACCAGCACGTGCACGGCGCCAACTTGCTGTCCAGGAAGCACGTGCGGTCCCAGATCTGCGACAACTGCGCCTCCGACGCCGTCGCCTTCCGGTGCTCCACCGACAACTTGGTCCTCTGCCACGAGTGCGACTGGGACGCCCACGGCAGCTGCTCCGTCTCCGCCGCACATGATCGCACCCCGATCGAGGGCTTCTCTGGCTGCCCCTCGCCGCTCGAGCTCGCCGCCCTCTGGGGGCTAGATCTCCACAAGAATacgccgggtcgggtcggcggcggcggcgacCCGGTGGACCCGACCCGGAACTGGGAGCTGGAGTCGTCGTGGAGCGGGGTGAACTTCCAGGACCTGATCGTGCCGAGCCAGAACGGCGAGGTGTACCGGAACTGCGGGGAGGTGGCTCCGGCGAAGAGACAGGGATCCGGGGGCAGCTTGGGGAAGTATAAGCAGGGGATTCAGAAGCAGCTGGTGGAGCTGCTCAAGAGGGATTTCGACGGCGGCGGAGAGAATCTGGagccggcggcggcggcggagggAAATGATAATGCGAGTAATAATGTTAATGTTAATGTGAATGTGAATGCGGAAGGGTTTGATGTGGAGAATGGAAGAGTTGATGGGGTGAATGTAGGTTCTGTTGCCGTTTCGCAGCCGTTGTTGCAGCAACAAGCGCCGTTCACGTCGCTGCTGATGATGGCTGGAGGCATTGTTGACCGAGATATGTTGTGGGATACCAACCCCCATGGCCACAACACTCAAGGCACACAG ATATGGGATTTTAATCTAGGAAAGTCGAGGGATCATGAAGAAACAGTTCCATTGGATGTCCCATATGGTTCAGGTGGTTCGGGATTCATGATTAAGAATTTTAGTGAACTTCTGAAAGAAGCATCTTTGACTGATACAAAAATGTATGGAGATATGTACCAGATGAATTGCCCTATTGGACAAGATGATATCAAATTCAAT ATCAACTCAAATAACCCAGCAGTGAGTCAGGGGCCAGCAACATCTGAGAGCAACAACATCTCTATTGGCCGGCCATCATCAGGGTCTGCTTTTGGTGAAGACAAAGGCAACATTGCCACTACGGAAGGACCTTTCCTTATAAGAAGTGACAGTCTGCGAACGACAGGAACAAAGGCTGACATGGAGCTGCTTGCGCAAAACAGGGGCAATGCGATGCTGCGttacaaagagaagaagaaaaaccgaAG ATACGACAAGCACATAAGATACGAATCCAGGAAGGCAAGAGCTGATACTAGGAAGCGAGTCAAGGGTCGATTTGTTAAGGCTACGGAAGCCCCTGATGGTTAG
- the LOC112197606 gene encoding uncharacterized protein LOC112197606 codes for MTAPNMATIAASLEQSLQNCSLNHRQTTIAVGGGNGSRSSQGSSHVGMRRSLSTSSTSDDAQQNQFMPDNNNEDTALELNSHVSLPYHWEQCLDLKTGEIYYINWRNGMKAKEDPRTAAQYSGDCYYSDDDDNSSYDSEESSTESSPSSSREREPYNNQQQKESDQNNKQDHVLVVAGCKSCLMYYMVPKQHEDCPKCSGQLLHFDRSESGSP; via the exons ATGACAGCTCCGAACATGGCGACGATCGCTGCATCTCTGGAGCAGTCTCTGCAAAACTGTTCCTTAAACCACCGCCAGACCACCATCGCCGTCGGTGGCGGAAACGGTAGCCGTAGTAGTCAAGGGTCGAGTCATGTTGGGATGAGAAGGTCGTTGTCAACCTCATCAACCTCAGACGATGCGCAGCAGAATCAATTCATGCCCGACAACAACAATGAGGACACGGCTCTGGAGCTCAACTCCCATGTCTCGCTTCCCTACCATTGGGAACAATGCCTCGATTTAAAG ACGGGTGAGATTTACTACATAAATTGGAGGAACGGAATGAAAGCGAAAGAAGATCCGAGAACAGCAGCACAATACAGCGGAGACTGTTACTACTcggatgatgatgataatagCTCCTATGATAGCGAAGAGTCTTCGACCGAGTCGTCTCCATCTTcttcaagagagagagagccctaTAATAATCAGCAGCAGAAAGAATCAGATCAGAATAATAAGCAGGACCATGTTCTGGTTGTGGCTGGCTGCAAATCGTGTCTCATGTATTACATGGTCCCCAAACAGCACGAGGATTGCCCCAAATGCAGTGGCCAGCTTCTCCACTTCGATCGATCCGAAAGTGGCTCACCATGA
- the LOC112200912 gene encoding GSH-induced LITAF domain protein, translating to MQGYPPPPDQAEMSKMPPQQQPPVMGEPVMGVPYYVHENPYQAGMVPPNAIYGDPKGVPLQQTIYRDTPASFNCLYCGDTGLTQVRSKPSLASVVGCLMCCGCGFCFLLRSMDCLWHKYHYCSHCHQKVAEFEKSDPCIVMDPPNWTEASFAVPA from the exons ATGCAAGGATACCCTCCACCACCGGATCAGGCGGAGATGTCGAAGATGCCGCCGCAGCAGCAACCGCCGGTGATGGGAGAGCCGGTGATGGGAGTCCCCTACTACGTCCACGAGAATCCCTACCAGGCCGGTATGGTTCCTCCCAACGCCATTTACGGCGACCCAAAAGGAGTTCCGCTTCAACAAACCATCTACAGAGACACACCCGCTAGCTTCAACTGCCTTTACTGCGGCGACACCGGACTCACCCAAGTCAG atcaaAGCCGAGTCTGGCATCTGTTGTGGGGTGTTTGATGTGTTGTGGTTGTGGGTTCTGCTTTCTTTTGCGTTCCATGGACTGCCTCTGGCATAAGTACCATTATTGCTCACACTGCCACCAAAAG GTTGCTGAATTTGAGAAGTCTGATCCTTGTATTGTGATGGACCCTCCTAACTGGACAGAAGCCAGCTTTGCAGTGCCTGCATGA